The genomic stretch ACGTCAGATCACCCATCGCGGTGTCAGCAACAAGAGCGCCATGCTCACCGAGCACTACGGTCTGGCGTTCCTTGTACGGAGTCAGCCAGTTCACCAGATGGTTGACGAGCACGCCGTTCTTCAGCTTGCCAGAGGCAGTCACCAGATCCTCGTATTCCCGATCAGCGCGGTAGGCGGTCTGCGCGGAAATCGCCGCATAATCAGAACCTGCCACCCACGCTGTGAGATCAACATCATGAGTAGCCAAATCCTTGACCACACCCACGTCCGCAATACGCGCAGGGAACGGGGACTGCCGCCGTGTCGTCACCTGGTAGACCTTGCCGAGCTGGCCGTCAGCCAAGCGGCGGCGCATCTCGAGCAGTGCCGGGTTGCAGCGCTCCACGTATCCGACGGCGCCAATCAAGCCCGCCGATTCGAACGCCTCAACCAGTTGCTCGCCCTCCTCAATCGTGGAGGCCAGCGGCTTTTCCACCATCGTATGCACGCCGGCTTCAGCCAGTTTGAGCGCCACTTCAGCATGTTGGCCGGTAGGCACGGCCACCATGGCGGCGTCAATCCCCGCGTCGATCAGCGCCTCGACGTCGTTGAGCACCTCGAGATCGCCAGCCACCCCGAACTTGTCACCATAGGGATCGGCGACGGCGACGAGCTCGGCACCCTCCAGCGCCCGAATGTTGCGCGCGTGGTGGCGCCCCATCGAGCCTAGGCCAATGAGTCCGTAGCGGATAGTCATTACGCACCTGCCTTCGCAACCGCGTTGACAGCTTCCACAATCCGATCCAAATCCTCCTGGCTAAGCGAGGGGTGAACCGGCAGAGAAATAACTTCTTGCGCGGCACGTTCGGTTTCCGGCAGGTCCAGACCCGGCGCGTACGGAGCCAGCGACGGCAGGCGGTGGTTCGGGATTGGATAGTAAACTCCGCAGCCCACCTTGTACTCTTCGCGCAGCGCGTTCGCGAAACCATCGCGGTCATCGCTCACGCGGATCGTGTACTGGTGGTACACGTGTACCGCACCATCAGCGACGGGCGGGGTCACAACGCCGGTGAGGTTCTCATTCAAGAACTTGGCGTTCGCCTGGCGGGTGGCCGTCCAGTCAGCAAGCTTGGTCAATTGCACGCGGCCAATCGCAGCGTGAATGTTCGTCATCCGGTTGTTCAGGCCCACGAGCTCGTTCTGGTACTGAACCTCCATGCCCTGGTTACGCAGCAGACGCGAGCGGCGTGCAACCTCGGCATCCGGGGTGGAGATCATGCCGCCCTCACCGGAGGTCATGTTCTTCGTCGGGTACAACGAGAACGCAGCAAACGTGCCAAACGTACCGACCATCTGGCCGTCCAGGGACGAGCCGTGTGCCTGGGCGGCATCTTCGAAGATCATCAGATCGTGCTCGTCGGCAATCTTGCGCAGCTCAGCCATGTTAGCTGGGTGGCCGTACAGGTGAACGGGCATGATCGCCTTTGTCTTATCCGTGATCGACGCACGCACCGAATCCGGGTCAAGGCAGAAGTAGTCGGGCTCAATGTCTGCAAACACCGGGGTTGCACCAGTCAGCGCCACCGAATTACCGGTTGCCGCGAAGGTGAACGACGGCACGATCACCTCGTCGCCGGCACCAATGCCGGAGGCCAGCAGACCGATGTGCAGCGCGGACGTTCCGGAGTTAACCGCAACAACCTGTGCGCCCGGGGTGAGCTGCTTGGAAAACTCTTCCTCGAATGAGGCAACTTCAGCGCCTTGGGCGAGCATGCCCGAGGCTAGGACGGCGTCAACCGCCTTGCGTTCCTCGTCGCCCACAATTGGCTTAGCAGCCGGGATCATCTCAACCATTACTTAGCAACCTTTCGAATTGTGTTGTCGAATTTTTCATACACATCGCCTGTTTGAGGGCAACGCAGCGTTCCGTTTTCTTGTTCTTCGAGTTTGACGCCGGCATGGCCAACCCAGCCAATCTGCTTGGCTGGCACGCCTGCAACGAGTGCGTGAGCCGGCACATCCTTAGTAACCACAGCACCAGCAGCAACCAGAGCCCACGCCCCAATCGTCACGGGAGCCACGCACACCGAGCGCGCACCAATCGCCGCGCCCGTCTCAATCGTGACCCCCACTTGCTCCCAGTCGGAAGCCGACTTCAGCGTGCCATCCGGGTTAATCGCACGCGGATAGTGATCGTTGGTGAGCACCACGGCCGGGCCGATGAACACGCCGTCCGCTAACTTCGCCGGCTCATAGACCAGTGCATAGTTTTGGATCTTGCAGTTATCACCAACCTCAACGCCGGTGCCGATATAGGCTCCGCGCCCGACCACGCAGTTGTGACCAAGCACCGCATCTTCGCGGACTTGAGCGAGGTGCCACACACTGGAGCCTTCCCCGATCTGAGCCTGTTGCGATACGTCTGCTGATGGGGCGATCCGTGGACCAGTTGTCATCCATCTCTCCTAGAGTGTTGAGGCCTCAAAAAGCGGTGTAAACCTTATGTAATAATATAACCTATGCAAGCCGGTGCTTTTCACAACCTTTCGCGGGTGAGTTGGCTCGTCGTGCCACTCTATAACGAAGCCACGGTGATCTCTGACGTGATCACGAATGCGAAAAGAACTTTCCCCAATATCGTGTGCGTGAATGACGGTTCGCACGACGACGGGGCTGAGCTTGCGCGATCTGCCGGCGCGATCGTCGTCGACCATCCCATTAACCTTGGCCAAGGTGCCGCCCTACAGACGGGAATTACCTGGGCACTCACGTACACGGATGCCAAATACCTCGTCACGTTCGACGCCGATGGGCAGCATCGCACGACCGACGCGATGCGAATGATTGAACGCGCCGAAGCAGAAGACCTGTCTTTCGTCCTCGGCTCCCGTTTCCTTGGTGAATCCCACCAAGCTGGCTGGTTGAAGAAGCTCGTGCTGTCCACCGCCGCGAAAGTTACCCGGCTACGCACCGGCATGAACCTCACCGACGCTCACAACGGCCTGCGCGTACTACGGCGCGACGCCGCAGCACGGCTCGATCTCACCATGCACCGCATGGCCCACGCCTCCCAAATCATCAACCAGCTCGCCTCCATGAACCTGCGCTGGGCTGAAGAATCTGTGACCATTGATTACACTGACTATTCCCGATCTAAAGGGCAAAGCCTGTTGAACGGGGTCAACATTATGACCGACATGATATTCGCACCGAGCGAGAGCCGATAAGTATGCTGATCAAGATTATCCTTCTCACTGTCATCCTCATCGTCGCAGGGATTCTCATTCGAGGTACGCAAAACACGAAAAACGTGGCCTTGCGTCGCGTGCTACTCGTGCTGTTCGTCATCCTGGCTGCCGTCTCGATCTTCTTCCCCGAACTCACCACGAAAGTCGCCCACGCCGTGGGAGTCGGCCGCGGCACCGACCTGCTGCTCTACCTGCTTATCATCGCGTTCCTGTCCTACGCCGTCGTCTCCTACCGGCGTATGGTTATTCTCGAAAACCGGCTCGTCGAGCTTTCCCGGGAGCTTGCGATTGCTCGCACGCATCCGGACACGATCACTCGAGCGGACACTTTCGTACCAACTGCTGACCCCTCGCAAGCAGTACTCCACGGCGAGGAAGCAACCCCAACAGAAAAGGAAGAGGAAGAATGAAAATTCTCGTCACCGGCGGAGCCGGTTTCATTGGCGCCAACTTCGTCAACTACACCGCATCTGAGGTTGCCGACGCCGAGGTTACTGTCGTCGACAAGCTCACCTACGCCGGTAATAAGGATTCCATTGAGGAACTCGGCTCGAAGGTCACGCTCGTCGAGGGTGATATCGCTGATCGCGATGTCATCGATCCGCTGGTGGAGCAGGCCGACGTCGTCGTTCACTTTGCCGCCGAGTCACACAACGATAACTCGTTGCGTGACCCGTGGCCGTTCATCCAGTCAAACATTATCGGCACCTATCAGATCCTCGAAGCGTTGCGCCGTCACGGTGGGCGCCTCCACCACATCTCGACCGACGAGGTCTACGGCGATCTCGAGCTCGGCTCCCCGCGCAAGTTCCTACCGGGCGATCCCTACGTGCCGTCTTCGCCGTATTCGGCATCCAAGGCCTCCTCCGATCACCTTGTGCGGGCGTGGGTGCGCTCGTTCGGGATCGAAGCAACCATCTCGAATTGCTCAAACAACTACGGGCCCTACCAGCACGTGGAAAAGTTCATCCCGCGCACGATCACGAACATGATCGACGGGGTCAAACCCCGCGTCTACGGCACGGGCGAGCAGGTACGCGACTGGATTCACGTCCACGACCACAACACGGCCGTGTGGGACATCATCAACAAGGGCCGCATCGGCGAAACCTACCTCATCGGCGCCGACGGCGAAAAGACCAACCTTGAAGTCACGCAGCTGATTCTCGAAGAGTTCGGCTACGACAAGGACGACTTCGACCACGTTGCTGACCGCCCCGGCCACGACCAGCGCTACGCCATCGACAACACGATGCTTGTGGAAGAACTTGGCTGGCAGCCCCAATACACGTCTTTCCGTGACGGCCTGCGTGCCACGATCGCGTGGTACCGCGACAACGAAGCTTGGTGGCGTCCGCAGAAGGAAGAGGTGGAGGCGAAGTACCGGCAGGCAGGTCAGTGACCAGCGTTGTCGCCGTCGTCGTCACCTACGGGCCGGACGAACGTACCGCTCAGCTACTGCGGGCGCTGGCGCCGCAAGTGGCGCGGATCGTCGTCGTTGACAACGGTTCGCCGCCGGCCGCGCTGGCACAGATCAAGGCTGCGATCGACGACGTCGGGGCTCAGCTTGTCGAGTTGGGCGAGAACACGGGGATCGCTAACGCGCAGAACGTTGGAATCGTGCGCGCTCGGGAGCTTGGGGCTACGCACGTGTTGCTGTCCGATCAAGACTCCCTACCGGCACCGGATATGGTGGAGCGCCTGCTCGATACCCTCCAGTACTACGGCCAAACAGAAAACGGCGCCGCGGAACCTATCGGTGCGGTTGGCCCGTACATCGCTGAGGCGAAGCCGGGCGGTGACGAGCTCGTCTACGTCGATCGGCGGTGGGGCCCGCGCAGAGCCAGCGCCGCGGAGCTCTCCGAACCGCACGTGGACGCCGCGTTTTTGTTGGCGTCCGGCTGCCTGATTCCCGTCGATGTGCTGGCCGACGTCGGGCCGATGAACGCCAACTATTTCATCGATCACGTTGATCTTGAATGGTGCCTGCGCGCCCGCACGAAGGGTTACCGGCTGGTCGTGGACACACGCGCGCGCATCGATCATTCGCTGGGCGATCAGACGGTCCAGCTTCCCGGGCGAGCCCAGCCGGTCCACGTACACGGCCCTGTCCGCTGCTATTACTTAGCACGCAACACTATTTTTCTTCTGCGCTCTGGGTTGCTGCCAGGCGCCTGGCGTGTGGGCTACCTCGTGTGGCTCGCCAAGTTCGCCGCTTTCCACGCGCTTCTTGCAGATCGGAAGCGGGATCGGATTCGCCAGCTCGCAGCAGGTCTGCGGGACGGGATCATGGGCCGCGGCGGGCCGCGCTAAGACGTACCGGTTAGTCCCCAAGCGTGGTGGTCAGCGCTGGGGTCTGTTCGCGCGCGAGCCAGCAATCTGAATGGCCAGCCGGGCTTTCAAACCGGCTTTTAATACGAGCCGCACGGGCGCATAACACGGACCCGAATAGACCCGCGCCAAATATTTATATGCAGATTCGTGATGGGCGCGCAGCATGGGCGCAGGCCGGTCACGCCAAGACGCACCCTGGTCGTGGGTGATGAGCGCGTCGTGGACGAACACTCGCTCCCGCCCGGCGCGTTCCATCGCCTCCCCCAGCATCGTGTCTTCAAAAAACATGAAGAACTCGCGGTCAAAACCGCCCACCGCGAAAAAGTCCTGCGCCCTGACCAGCAGGCATGATCCGGACAGCCAGTCTGCGGTATGGGTAGTGTTGGCATCTCCCACCGCCCGATATTTTGCCGACCACGGGTTGTCCGGCCACACGTTGGCAAACAGTGCGTGCCCCGTACCCGCTACCAGGCGCGGGAACCTGCGGGCAGAAGGATAAACGGCCCCCTGCGGAGTCAAAATCTTCGGGCCAAATACGCCCGCTTGTGGGTAGTGGTCAGCGACCTCGAGCAGCCGCTGCACGCAACCCGGGTGGAATGTCACGTCCGGATTGACGAAAAGCAGCCATTCGCCGTCGTGCCCGCGTGCCCCCAAGTTGTTGCCGCCACCGTAGCCGAGGTTTGCTCCGGCATCGATAATCCGGGCCCGATCGGACAGTTCGTCGAGCACGTGCGCGCTATCGCCGTTATTGACGACGACGAGCTCCCAACTCACCTTCGAATCTGCAAAAGCTGCAGGTAGGGAGTCGGCCATCTGCTCGATCTCTTGGCCGGGGTTGAACGCGACGGTCACCACGCGGACGTCGACCACATGCACCTCCCTGCAACTAATGGGATCTATTTTCCCACACGGCTGATCTTTCCACACGCCACCTAGTCGAGCGAACGTGACTCGCGCACAATCTACCCGCTTAGCCCCGCCTTATGCGGTATATCCCACCGCGTAATGACTCCATCACACAAAAGAGCCGGTTATGATCTTAGGCATGGACGTCGCAACGCCGCCAGAGCGCAGGTCGCCTGCTCATCGGAAACGCCCGCCAGTATGGGGCGCGGTTTTGCGCATCCTTATCCTCGCACTCATCGGAGCGTTAGTCACCGGCGCGAGTGCGGCAGCCATGATGTATCACAATATTTCTACGAACCTGGTACGTCACGACATCAGCGACTTCGTCCCGGCCGGCGAACGGCCGACCACACCGCCCCCAGTCGATGGGGCGCGCGGCAGGCCGATCAACATTCTCGTCATGGGCTCCGATGCGCGTACAGGAGCCTCCGATATTGACGGCTCGGGCGCGGCAGGTGAAGTCACCGGCATGCGCTCCGACACCACGATGCTCGTACACATCAGTGCAGATCGGCGGCGCGCCGACGTCGTCTCCATCCCCCGCGACACCCTCGTAGATATCCCCTCGTGCGTCCTCCCCGACGGCACGCGCACCCGCGCTCAATACGAGGCCATGTTCAATTCGGCGTTCGAGATCGGTGGGCGTACCGGCGACGTCGGAGCTGCAGCCAGCTGCACGGTCCGCACCGTCGAAGAGCTCACTAACATTTACATTGACGGGTTCGTTGTGGTCGACTTTGCGTCTTTCCAAGACGTTGTCAACACGCTCGGCGGAGTGGACGTGTGTCTATCCGAACCCGTTAGCGATTCCTATGCTGGCCTTGAGCTCGACGCCGGATGCCAAACCCTCAACGGGGAGCAGGCCCTCGGCCTAGCACGGGCCCGCAAGTCTCTAGGTGACGGCTCGGACATCAGCCGCATCAACCGTCAACAACAGATCGTTGGCGCGATCGTCACCAAAGCGCTGTCGCTCAACCTTGTTGGCGACCTGCCCGCTTTGTACGGCATGGTGGAAAGCCTCAGTGCACACGTCGAAACGTCCACAAGCCTCGGTTCAATCTCCGAGTTGGCAGGCCTGGCGTACTCGCTACGCAATATCTCCCTCGACGACATCACGATGGTGACCATGCCCTTCGAGCCTGCTGGCCACCGTGTCGTGCCCGCATATGCGGCCGGCGAGGTGTGGGAAGCGATCATCCACGACCAACCACTTCCTGATATTCAGACCCAAAATTCTGCGCAGAGCCCTATCCTAGAGGGGACGAAAACCGAAATTGAGCAGTTCCAATCCGCTGTGGGAGGCGGAGTGCGTCTGGAGGATTCATGACCCAGCCACCTTCTTTCGAGCCGCGTCGCCGCGGAACACGCCCGTCAGCCGACGGCGCTCGTGAAGTGGGCAGGCGCTCTCCAGAACAGTCCGGCGCGCCACGGCGGCGCCCTGTTCGCAAGTCAGTTTTCGACCAGCACGAATCGGCTGCCTCGTCAGGGATTGACGGTACACAAGTACAGCCTGTTCCCGGGCCAGCCAACGCTGAACGGCCGCCTGCCTATCCCCCAGCTCGGCGCCAGCAGGCCGCTCCTGCCGCTCCTGCCGCACATGCCACGCCACCACCGGCCGCGCCCGCTCACCGCCCGCCTAGCACCCCGCCACCTGCGGCTCCCGCGAAGGCTCGCAAGCGGCCCTCAATCGGCAAAACGATCCTGCTTTTGCTTCTCATCCTGCTCGTCAGCGGACTTGCGTGGGGTTTTTACCTGTACAGCTACGGAAACGATCGGCTCACCAAAGTTGCCGCACTATCCGGCAAACCAGCCACCCCGGGAACCACGTTTTTAATTGTTGGTTCTGATCGGCGCGACGACGCCGTCACAGACGGCACCGAAGGGCAGCGAGCCGACACGATCATGCTCCTGCACAAACCAGAATCGGGCAAGACTGCGCTCGTCTCACTTCCACGTGACACGCTCATCACCTACCCGGACAGCGAGAACCGAGGAAAACTCAACGGCACGTATTCCTATGGCGGGCCCGAATACCTCGTGCAAGCCGTCGAAGACCTCACCGGGCTCACAGTCGATCACTATGTAGAAATCGGCATGGGCGGAGTACAAAACCTCACCGACGCCGTGGGCGGAGTTGAACTCTGCCTTGACTACGACGTGTCCGACGAACTCTCCGGCCTCGAATGGACTGCCGGATGCCACCACGCAGACGGCGCCACCGCACTCGCATTTTCCCGGATGCGCTACTCCGATCCGTTAGGCGACATCGGACGGAACGAACGCCAACGCCAAGTCGTCTCCAAAATTATCGGCAAAGCGCTCTCGCCGTCGATCCTGCTCAACCCGATAGCCCAGCGCAACCTCGTCGGCTCCACAGCCGACGTGCTCACCGTCAACGAGGGTGCAAACCTCATGACCGTCGCCCGCGCCGGCCTCGCCCTACGCTCGGCGATCGGCCCGAACGGCCTTATGGGCTCCCCACCCATCGAATCACTCAACCACCCCGGGCCAGGAGGCAGCTCAACCGTGCTCCTCGCCCCCGAATCCGAACAATTCTGGGCGGACCTGCGCGCCGGCACGCTGACACACGAATCTTTTGCGAGCTTCTAGGTGGACCGCCTGATCGAACGCCTGCTACGCGGGCAAACCTGGCGCGAATGGCTCATCGAGTTCCTCCAGTTCATCACTGTCGGACTCGGCTCGTACGTCGTCGACGTCGGCCTATTCAACCTGCTCGCCTACTCCGGGATTGTGAACCTTCCCGGTGACGCGCCGATGGTTGCCAAAACGATCTCCGTAGCGATCTCCATCGTCTTTTCGTGGGTGATGAATAGAGCGTGGACGTTCCGCAACAAGTCAGATAAATCCACGGGCCGCGAGTTCATCCTCTTCTTACTCGTTAACATTGGCGGCATGCTCATCGCCCTGGGCTGCCTGTGGGTGTCCAGATTCCTACTCAATTTCGATAGCCAACTAGCCGACAACATTGCGGCCAACGGCGTGGGGCTCGTACTCGGCACGGCGTTCCGCTACGTGTGCTACCGGTACGTCGTCTTCACCAAATAACCGGGACGACATGCGGAGCCCGGCTAACAGCGTTAGCCAGCACTCGTTAAGCTAACGCCGGCCTCGGCGTGCGCCAAGTGCAACGAGCGCGCCCTGCGGAAGCACCCGATCGGGATCAAGAGATTTAGGTAGCGCGGACAGCGTGAGCGTAAACTCGGCCGGTTTCTTGTTCGTCAGTTCTAACCGTCCGCCATCCAACTCGGCGAGCTCTTTCGCCACGGCAAGCCCAATCCCAGTGGAGCCCCCGGTCGAAAAGCCCTTGTCGAAGATTTCGTCGTCGACGTCGTCGTCCACGCCCTCACCTTCATCACGCACCTTGATAATGACCGACTTACCCGACTGGACGGCCGTCACCGTGGTTTCCCCCGCACCATATTTGAGCGAATTTTCGATCAGAGTCGCGAGCACTTGTGAAAGCGACCCCGGCGTGGCGAGCACAGCGCCGTCAAATTCCGGGGCGAAGGTGAGCGTGCGCCCGGCACGTTCGAAAGGTTTACTCCACTCGTCGCGCTGCCGGCGGAACGCGCGACTCAACGGGATCGCTTCAGTGGTACCACCGGCCTCAGATTGCGAGGTTGCCATAAGTTCTTGAACGACGCCGCCCAAGCGGTCGATCTGCTCGAGAGCCTTTTCGGCCTCTTCGGTGATCGCGTCGTCGTCGCTGAGGTATTGGATCTCTTCTAACCGCATGGATAGTGCGGTCAGCGGGGTACGCAACTGGTGGGCCGCATCCGCCGCAAACTGGCGTTCCTTCGCCAACCTGCCAGCCATCCGGTCAGCACTGCGCACGATCTCATCGGAAATCAAATCAATTTCCTCGATGCCCGACTGTTTGACGTGCGGGCGCACCCGGCCGGCACCCAACTGTTCGGCCGCCGCCGCAATATAGATAAGCGGCGCAGAAATTCGCCGCGACTGACGCATCGCCAACAACACGCCCACGAGGAACGCGGTGAGAATCAACCCCAGCGCACCCACAACCATGAGCGCAAGAGTTTTCACGACGTCGCCCCGCGGGCTCGACACCGTCACCAACACACCAGACGCACTCACCACAGACTGCGATATCGGATCATCAGGCTCGGGCGTGTCGGACGTGACGTCGTGGCCATCCGGATACGACACGTCAATATACGCCGACTCCGGATTACCATTTTCCGCAAGCCTGGTCAGCAACGTTTCGCCAATATAAATATCTTCAGACGCAAACCGGTCAACGATCGTCGCCACCGCAGTCGCCCGATCATTCAGCTCCGTGTGCGCCTGCTGCCACGCCAGCGACAGGGCGAAAATCATTCCCGGTATCCCCAAGATCAACACGGATACGGCGACCGCCGCCGTCGTCATCGAAATCGCACGACGACGCATTGGCTACTCCTCGAAGCGGAAACCCATTCCCCGCACGGTCGTAATGTAGTGGGGGTCATTGACGTCGTCGCCAAGTTTGCGGCGCAACCACGAAATGTGCATGTCCAGCTTCTTCGTGGACGAATCCGAATCACTGCCCCACACTTCTGCCATGAGAGCTTCACGGGAGACCACGTTGCCGGCCTCCCTGAGCAGCACGGTCAACAGATCAAACTCTTTGCCCGTCAGCTGCAGTTCCTTCGAGCCAACATAGGCGCGGTGGGCGTCGATGTCGATCGTGACGTCCTGAGCCTGCAACGTTTCAGAATCGTCCTCGCCAGCCGCCGCGCGCCGCAACAGCGCCCGCACCCGAGCCATAAGCTCAGCCAGGCGGAAAGGCTTAGTCACGTAGTCGTCAGCACCCGCATCGAGGCCGACGACCATGTCGATCTCTTCTGACCTGGCCGTCAAAATGAGGATCGGAAACTCCTTACCCTGACTGCGTGCAGTACGAGCCACCTCCAGGCCGTCCATGTCCGGTAAACCGAGGTCAAGGATGACGAGGTCTACTCCCCTATCCATGGCAGCCAGCGCCGCCTTACCCGTTTCGACCGGCTCGACATCATAGCCCTCGCGCGACAGCGCACGAACCAACGGTGCCGAAATTGCTGAGTCATCTTCGACCAGTAAAATCTTTGCCATGTCGTATCCTTTGTTCGCGTTGATCCCAGATCACAATCAGTTTAGTAAAGAAACATTCAAACCGGTAGACAATCGCTACCTCAATTGCCGAAATTCTTGCGCGGCAGTGGCGGGCAGATCGGCGTCGGGAATCACCCGCAAGATCGCCGATTCTATGTAACCAATCCCCTGCAGTTCAGAGCCGACGTTCTCCACCAGCTGATACTTATCCCGGTTCAGCTCCTGTAACGCCTCTGCGGTAGCCCTATCCACCACGATCTCCCCCTCCGGCGCAATCGCTGTGAGCCGGGAAGCCAGATTAACGTTGGGCCCGAACACGTCGCCAA from Trueperella bialowiezensis encodes the following:
- a CDS encoding response regulator transcription factor; amino-acid sequence: MAKILLVEDDSAISAPLVRALSREGYDVEPVETGKAALAAMDRGVDLVILDLGLPDMDGLEVARTARSQGKEFPILILTARSEEIDMVVGLDAGADDYVTKPFRLAELMARVRALLRRAAAGEDDSETLQAQDVTIDIDAHRAYVGSKELQLTGKEFDLLTVLLREAGNVVSREALMAEVWGSDSDSSTKKLDMHISWLRRKLGDDVNDPHYITTVRGMGFRFEE
- a CDS encoding ATP-binding protein, whose amino-acid sequence is MRRRAISMTTAAVAVSVLILGIPGMIFALSLAWQQAHTELNDRATAVATIVDRFASEDIYIGETLLTRLAENGNPESAYIDVSYPDGHDVTSDTPEPDDPISQSVVSASGVLVTVSSPRGDVVKTLALMVVGALGLILTAFLVGVLLAMRQSRRISAPLIYIAAAAEQLGAGRVRPHVKQSGIEEIDLISDEIVRSADRMAGRLAKERQFAADAAHQLRTPLTALSMRLEEIQYLSDDDAITEEAEKALEQIDRLGGVVQELMATSQSEAGGTTEAIPLSRAFRRQRDEWSKPFERAGRTLTFAPEFDGAVLATPGSLSQVLATLIENSLKYGAGETTVTAVQSGKSVIIKVRDEGEGVDDDVDDEIFDKGFSTGGSTGIGLAVAKELAELDGGRLELTNKKPAEFTLTLSALPKSLDPDRVLPQGALVALGARRGRR